Proteins encoded within one genomic window of Panacibacter microcysteis:
- a CDS encoding thioredoxin fold domain-containing protein codes for MQQLKATSLFVLMILASIIANAQSGVTFLANGNLRTVFENAKAEKKLVFLEVYAPDCSHCLQLEAAFKDAKVAKFYNEHFTSYKMDMYKVETQAFLQKQKVYVSTTPTLLFYNADVKIIYQVTLTEARLTAAALLEEAKKVVK; via the coding sequence ATGCAACAGTTAAAGGCTACCTCGTTATTTGTGTTGATGATCCTGGCATCGATCATAGCAAATGCGCAGTCGGGTGTAACTTTTCTTGCCAACGGAAACCTGCGTACGGTATTTGAAAATGCCAAAGCTGAAAAGAAATTGGTTTTCCTCGAAGTGTATGCGCCGGACTGCAGTCACTGCCTGCAACTGGAAGCTGCTTTTAAAGATGCAAAGGTGGCAAAGTTTTATAATGAGCACTTTACCAGCTATAAAATGGATATGTATAAAGTGGAGACGCAGGCATTTTTGCAAAAGCAAAAGGTATATGTAAGTACTACGCCTACGCTATTATTTTATAATGCTGATGTGAAAATAATTTACCAGGTCACGCTTACAGAAGCAAGGTTAACAGCTGCAGCCTTGCTCGAAGAAGCCAAAAAGGTAGTTAAATAA
- a CDS encoding carboxypeptidase-like regulatory domain-containing protein — MAKTLLIVCLAILLPCCIYSQVYTIKGKVVNADNGAPVAGASVFLSNTSYGTVSNNNGYFELGNIRQGKYDLIVSFIGFETYNNSLTLNASIDNLDIKITEKAKELEGVTVRQYMKNGWEQWGTFFIQSFIGTSALGLQCKLQNPDAVKFSYMKKDGLLYVDAMEPLVIENKALGYTIRYQMESFVYNFNTKALFYAGYPLFTEMEGSKSKQNKWEKARANAYGFSSLRFLRAVYRNHLVQDGYEIFRMDRLPNTEKRLWLAREKNYYDTVSKTRTIKNFAATLAADSVPYYEKIIRQKDPIEVVHPGKVTGDDIAYGADSFTAALDFQQCLIVRIPALMNPQEYVESFRDASSSQPVTSVVTLPNQKPILITSNGYFYEPEDLMLEGFWGWWEKMSAMLPFDYRPKEE; from the coding sequence ATGGCTAAAACATTATTGATTGTTTGCCTGGCAATATTGCTACCATGCTGTATCTATAGCCAGGTATACACAATTAAAGGCAAGGTTGTAAATGCAGACAACGGTGCACCCGTGGCAGGTGCCAGTGTTTTTTTGAGCAACACCTCTTATGGTACTGTAAGTAACAACAACGGGTATTTTGAACTTGGTAACATCAGGCAGGGCAAGTACGATCTTATCGTTTCTTTCATTGGTTTTGAAACATATAACAACAGCCTGACGCTAAATGCTTCTATTGACAACCTCGATATAAAAATAACAGAAAAAGCAAAGGAACTGGAAGGCGTTACGGTGCGGCAATACATGAAAAACGGCTGGGAGCAATGGGGCACATTCTTTATACAAAGCTTTATAGGCACGTCTGCGCTGGGTTTGCAATGCAAACTGCAAAACCCGGATGCAGTAAAATTCAGCTATATGAAAAAAGACGGCCTGCTATATGTTGATGCCATGGAGCCACTGGTAATAGAAAACAAGGCGCTCGGTTATACCATCAGGTACCAGATGGAAAGTTTTGTCTACAACTTCAACACGAAAGCGTTATTCTATGCCGGTTACCCGCTGTTTACAGAAATGGAAGGCAGTAAGAGTAAACAAAACAAATGGGAAAAAGCCAGGGCCAATGCTTACGGATTTTCGTCGCTTCGTTTTTTACGCGCCGTTTACAGGAACCACCTGGTACAGGATGGATACGAGATTTTCAGGATGGACAGGCTTCCTAATACAGAAAAACGCCTTTGGCTTGCGCGTGAAAAAAACTATTACGATACTGTTTCGAAAACCCGTACTATCAAAAACTTTGCCGCTACATTGGCTGCAGACAGCGTTCCTTACTACGAAAAAATCATTCGCCAGAAAGACCCGATTGAAGTGGTACACCCCGGCAAGGTTACCGGCGATGATATTGCATACGGAGCAGACAGTTTTACTGCGGCGCTGGATTTTCAGCAATGCCTCATTGTGCGTATACCGGCGCTCATGAACCCACAGGAATATGTAGAATCATTCCGAGATGCATCCAGCAGTCAGCCGGTAACTTCCGTTGTTACACTGCCCAATCAAAAACCCATTCTTATCACATCAAACGGTTATTTCTACGAGCCCGAAGACCTTATGCTGGAAGGTTTCTGGGGCTGGTGGGAAAAAATGTCGGCTATGCTCCCGTTCGATTACCGGCCAAAAGAAGAATAG
- a CDS encoding cation:proton antiporter: MNLFNVIAVFIVIATVFAYINRRFLKLPNNIGVMIIAIVVSILLLLTSRLFPTISADSVKLISSVDFTDVIIGVVLNFLLFAGTIQIKIKDLRAQQLPVVLFSTIGVVISTFIVGGMLFGVMQLLKSPVSIEQCLLFGALISPTDPVSVLGVIKDTGVPKSLETKIAGESIFNDGVALVIFVTILHAIHNPGEGVSLKEVSHIFLREAVGALVLGVALGFVSSGALRTIDDYKVEVMITIAVVMGGYILAKSLSVSAPLTMVSAGIFIGNYGKKYAMSDVSKEYIDKFWELIDEILNIILFVLIGLELLLIKNFDNYWLIGIITIPVVLFARFISILLPSLIVRLQQKMTMKTIVFLTWGGLRGGVSVALALSLGAGMHKNLFIFITYCVVVFSIIVQGLTIEKIVNKKFKRQAIENADKSL; the protein is encoded by the coding sequence ATGAATCTGTTTAATGTCATCGCTGTATTTATTGTTATTGCTACTGTATTTGCTTACATCAACCGCCGCTTCTTAAAGCTTCCCAATAATATTGGTGTAATGATCATCGCCATTGTTGTATCTATATTATTGTTGCTCACAAGCCGTTTATTCCCTACAATCTCTGCCGATTCAGTAAAGCTGATCAGCTCAGTGGATTTTACGGATGTAATCATTGGTGTGGTACTGAATTTCCTGTTGTTTGCCGGCACAATCCAGATAAAGATTAAAGACCTGCGTGCACAGCAACTGCCCGTGGTTTTGTTTTCAACAATAGGGGTCGTTATATCAACTTTTATTGTTGGCGGTATGCTGTTTGGCGTAATGCAGTTGCTCAAAAGCCCGGTAAGCATTGAGCAATGCCTGTTGTTTGGTGCCTTGATCTCTCCTACTGATCCCGTCTCTGTCCTTGGTGTAATAAAAGATACCGGTGTACCAAAATCGCTGGAAACGAAGATTGCCGGCGAATCTATCTTTAATGATGGGGTTGCGCTCGTAATATTTGTTACCATCCTTCATGCAATACATAACCCCGGCGAAGGCGTATCACTAAAAGAAGTATCACACATTTTTCTGCGGGAAGCAGTAGGTGCACTTGTGCTGGGCGTTGCTTTGGGCTTTGTAAGTTCCGGCGCTTTAAGAACAATTGATGACTACAAAGTAGAGGTGATGATAACGATTGCAGTGGTGATGGGCGGTTATATACTGGCTAAATCGCTCTCGGTATCTGCGCCGCTGACCATGGTCTCGGCAGGCATTTTTATTGGCAACTATGGGAAGAAATATGCAATGAGTGATGTGTCGAAAGAATACATAGACAAGTTCTGGGAACTGATAGATGAAATACTTAATATCATTCTTTTCGTGTTGATAGGCCTGGAACTGCTGCTGATCAAAAATTTTGATAACTACTGGCTTATTGGCATTATAACAATACCGGTTGTGTTGTTTGCAAGATTTATTTCTATCCTGCTGCCCTCGCTGATTGTAAGGCTGCAGCAAAAAATGACCATGAAGACAATCGTATTTCTTACATGGGGTGGTTTACGTGGCGGCGTATCTGTAGCACTTGCTTTAAGCCTTGGTGCAGGCATGCACAAAAATCTTTTTATATTTATTACCTATTGCGTGGTTGTATTTTCTATTATTGTTCAGGGGTTGACGATTGAAAAAATTGTCAATAAGAAATTTAAAAGACAAGCTATTGAAAATGCAGACAAAAGTTTATAA
- a CDS encoding DUF3037 domain-containing protein — MQEKQLFEYAVIRVVPCVEREEFINAGVVLYCASQHFLKAVIALNHARVHALCTDIDITEIEKRLHAFRDIAAGLKHGGPIATLPIASRFRWLTAVRSTIVQTSAVHPGLCINAEETLQKLYAQLVL; from the coding sequence ATGCAAGAGAAGCAATTATTTGAGTACGCAGTTATACGCGTGGTGCCTTGCGTAGAGCGTGAGGAATTTATCAACGCCGGTGTGGTGCTGTATTGTGCTTCGCAGCATTTTTTGAAAGCAGTTATTGCGCTCAATCATGCACGTGTTCATGCCCTGTGTACTGATATTGACATTACAGAAATTGAAAAGCGACTCCATGCCTTCCGGGATATAGCAGCAGGTTTAAAGCACGGCGGACCGATTGCCACATTACCAATTGCATCAAGGTTCCGGTGGCTTACGGCTGTGCGCAGCACAATTGTACAAACATCGGCTGTACATCCGGGTCTTTGCATAAATGCTGAAGAAACGCTGCAGAAACTATACGCACAACTGGTGCTGTAA
- a CDS encoding methyltransferase produces MEIKPQPANIFVLITFAQMNYPLQRTSFSYKRTGIKIFVPEESFVKQQYKANAGMFPYWSKIWPAAYAMAEFIIDNPVYIQHKRVLEIAAGLALPSLVAATLADTVCFSDKAAEAVQIAALSAKENALQNTAGIILDWNALQSIPAADVILLSDVNYEPGQFDRLYSMCSTLLDKDVTILLTTPQRLMARPFIERLLPFTVIHAVKLIETGNITTQVSTMVLQKKKL; encoded by the coding sequence GTGGAAATAAAACCACAACCGGCCAATATATTTGTGCTTATTACTTTTGCGCAAATGAACTACCCGTTACAGCGCACCAGCTTCAGCTATAAACGTACAGGCATCAAGATATTTGTTCCGGAAGAAAGTTTTGTAAAGCAACAATATAAAGCGAATGCAGGCATGTTTCCATACTGGTCGAAGATATGGCCGGCAGCCTATGCTATGGCGGAGTTTATCATTGATAACCCGGTGTACATTCAGCATAAACGTGTGCTGGAAATAGCTGCAGGACTTGCACTACCATCACTGGTTGCTGCAACACTTGCCGATACCGTTTGTTTTAGCGACAAGGCCGCGGAGGCAGTACAGATTGCAGCGCTAAGCGCCAAAGAAAATGCCTTGCAAAACACCGCCGGTATAATACTGGACTGGAACGCATTGCAGTCTATACCTGCCGCGGATGTAATACTGCTGAGTGATGTAAACTATGAGCCTGGGCAGTTTGACAGGCTGTACTCGATGTGCTCCACGCTGCTTGATAAAGATGTCACCATTTTGCTTACAACACCACAACGGCTGATGGCCAGGCCATTTATAGAAAGGTTGTTACCCTTTACTGTAATACACGCGGTAAAGCTCATAGAAACAGGAAACATAACCACGCAGGTTTCAACGATGGTACTGCAGAAAAAAAAGCTGTAA
- a CDS encoding HipA family kinase — MSTSKPTLRSVNVTRYVTPLREGGSLPAIAEADDGFMYVLKFRGAGQGANALIAELISGEIARALGFKVPEIVFANLDEAFGRTEPDEEIQDLLKASVGLNLALHYLSGSYTFDPVVTTINETLASAIVWLDAFVMNVDRTARNTNMLTWHNELWLIDHGASLYFHHAWSDPAAQARKPFLPIRDHVLLPFAAKLDEANEAAHRIITPALLRSVVSLVPDEWLPDETMTAAEKREGYVQFLLSRLSVSDQFINEAKHAREAII; from the coding sequence ATGAGTACTTCCAAACCCACATTAAGATCTGTAAACGTAACCCGCTATGTTACGCCCTTGCGTGAAGGGGGGTCATTGCCCGCGATAGCAGAGGCAGATGATGGTTTTATGTACGTGCTTAAATTCCGCGGTGCAGGGCAGGGGGCTAATGCATTGATAGCAGAACTTATTTCAGGGGAGATAGCGCGTGCGCTGGGTTTTAAAGTGCCTGAGATTGTTTTTGCCAATCTTGATGAAGCCTTTGGCCGTACAGAACCGGATGAAGAGATACAGGACCTTTTAAAAGCAAGCGTTGGCTTAAACCTTGCGCTGCACTACCTGTCCGGCTCATATACTTTCGATCCTGTAGTTACCACAATCAATGAAACACTTGCATCTGCTATTGTCTGGCTCGATGCGTTTGTGATGAATGTTGACAGAACTGCACGTAACACAAATATGCTTACCTGGCACAATGAACTCTGGCTTATAGATCACGGTGCATCATTGTATTTTCATCATGCATGGAGCGATCCTGCAGCGCAGGCCAGGAAACCTTTTCTGCCCATCAGGGATCATGTACTCTTACCTTTTGCTGCTAAACTTGATGAAGCCAATGAAGCGGCACACAGGATTATAACGCCCGCTTTACTCAGGTCTGTCGTTTCACTGGTGCCCGATGAATGGCTGCCCGATGAAACGATGACCGCTGCAGAAAAACGTGAGGGCTATGTGCAGTTTTTATTATCAAGGTTATCTGTATCTGATCAGTTTATTAATGAAGCAAAGCATGCAAGAGAAGCAATTATTTGA
- a CDS encoding glycoside hydrolase family 43 protein, which yields MKILRTGFISVLTTIALGTFAQQNEASKNPIIEGWYADPEGVILGNKYWIYPTYSDKYEKQVFFDAFSSPDLVHWTKHNKVLDTANVKWAKRAVWAPAIVEKDKKYYLFFGANDIQNNDEYGGIGVAVSDKPEGPFKDLPGKPLIDKFYNGAQPIDQFVFHDKDGQYYIIYGGWRHCNIARLNKDFTGLISFEDGTTFKEITPDNYVEGPMMFIKDNKYYFMWSEGGWTGPDYSVAYAIADSPFGPFKRVGKILQQDSTIATGAGHHSVIHNTQKDKWYIVYHRRPLGETAANHRVTCIQEMYFDEKGFIKPVKLSNTAVAAQPL from the coding sequence ATGAAAATACTCAGAACCGGCTTTATAAGTGTGCTAACCACCATTGCTCTTGGAACTTTTGCCCAACAAAACGAGGCCTCCAAAAACCCCATTATTGAAGGGTGGTATGCAGACCCTGAAGGTGTTATCCTTGGCAACAAATATTGGATCTACCCTACTTATTCTGACAAATACGAAAAACAGGTTTTTTTTGATGCTTTCTCCTCCCCGGATCTTGTACACTGGACCAAACATAACAAAGTACTCGATACCGCCAATGTAAAGTGGGCCAAAAGAGCTGTATGGGCGCCGGCTATTGTTGAAAAAGATAAAAAGTACTACCTGTTCTTTGGCGCCAATGATATACAAAACAATGATGAATATGGAGGCATAGGTGTAGCCGTTTCAGATAAACCAGAAGGCCCTTTTAAAGACCTGCCGGGCAAACCGCTGATCGATAAGTTTTATAACGGTGCACAACCAATAGACCAGTTTGTGTTTCATGATAAAGATGGCCAATATTACATCATCTACGGTGGCTGGCGCCACTGCAATATTGCCAGGCTCAACAAAGATTTTACCGGGCTTATATCTTTTGAAGATGGTACCACGTTCAAAGAAATTACACCAGACAATTACGTGGAAGGCCCGATGATGTTTATCAAAGACAACAAATATTATTTTATGTGGAGTGAAGGGGGCTGGACTGGTCCTGATTACTCTGTAGCATATGCCATTGCAGATTCTCCTTTTGGCCCTTTTAAAAGAGTGGGTAAAATACTGCAGCAGGATTCAACGATTGCTACCGGTGCGGGGCATCATTCAGTAATACACAATACACAAAAAGACAAATGGTATATTGTCTACCACAGGAGACCTTTGGGCGAAACAGCAGCCAACCACCGCGTTACCTGTATACAGGAAATGTATTTTGATGAAAAAGGTTTTATAAAGCCGGTTAAGCTAAGCAACACTGCAGTAGCCGCACAACCTCTGTAA
- a CDS encoding Gfo/Idh/MocA family protein, which produces MKSRRIFIKHSLGSIAAAAVANSAFASVLLPRKKEKLGVALVGLGYYSTDLLAPALQLTKHCELKGIVTGTPEKAKKWQAQYRIADKNIYDYKSFDQLANNPDIDVVYIVLPPSMHAAYAIRAARAGKHVWCEKPMAMTVAECKSMIDACNSNKVKLSIGYRLHHEPVTQQIIQFGKEKRYGAIRKVTAFAGYVDNRTNHWKQTKSLGGGCMYDMGVYPLNAARYITGEEPVAVTAKQSTTRPEIYKDVDETIHFNLEFPSGALAECEASFGKDMNHMKTECTKGWYKLEPFSAYNGVQGTASDGLVIKPAITEIPYEQVKQMDEDALAIMQNKTVLVPGEEGLRDIRVVEAIYSAVRQNTRIAIA; this is translated from the coding sequence ATGAAATCACGCAGGATATTTATCAAACATTCATTGGGCAGTATAGCTGCAGCAGCAGTAGCCAACAGTGCTTTCGCATCTGTATTGCTGCCACGCAAAAAAGAAAAGCTTGGAGTGGCGCTGGTTGGGCTGGGTTACTACAGCACAGATCTGCTTGCGCCTGCATTGCAGCTTACAAAACATTGCGAGTTAAAAGGCATTGTAACCGGCACACCGGAGAAAGCAAAGAAATGGCAGGCGCAATACAGGATTGCCGATAAGAACATTTATGATTACAAAAGCTTTGACCAGCTGGCCAATAACCCCGACATTGATGTGGTATACATTGTACTGCCACCATCTATGCATGCAGCATACGCCATACGGGCCGCCAGGGCTGGCAAACATGTGTGGTGCGAAAAACCGATGGCCATGACCGTGGCAGAATGTAAATCTATGATTGATGCGTGCAACAGTAACAAAGTAAAACTCAGTATTGGTTACCGGTTGCATCATGAACCGGTGACACAGCAGATCATACAGTTTGGTAAGGAGAAAAGATATGGTGCTATACGGAAAGTAACTGCTTTTGCGGGCTATGTTGATAACCGGACCAACCACTGGAAACAAACCAAAAGCCTTGGCGGAGGTTGTATGTACGACATGGGCGTATACCCGCTGAATGCAGCACGGTATATTACCGGTGAAGAGCCTGTAGCAGTAACGGCAAAGCAGTCAACGACCAGGCCGGAGATTTACAAAGATGTGGACGAGACCATTCATTTTAACCTGGAGTTTCCATCGGGTGCACTGGCAGAATGCGAAGCCAGTTTTGGCAAAGACATGAACCATATGAAAACCGAATGCACGAAAGGCTGGTACAAACTGGAGCCGTTCTCTGCCTACAACGGCGTGCAGGGCACTGCCAGCGATGGACTGGTGATTAAACCCGCTATTACTGAAATACCCTATGAGCAGGTAAAACAGATGGATGAGGACGCACTGGCCATTATGCAAAACAAAACGGTACTGGTACCGGGCGAAGAAGGCTTAAGAGACATAAGAGTAGTAGAAGCTATTTATAGCGCTGTGCGGCAAAACACCCGTATAGCAATTGCGTAA